Sequence from the Candidatus Saccharibacteria bacterium oral taxon 488 genome:
CCGCCCGGGCCAGCATGGTTTTACCAGTACCCGGATTACCGACCAGCAAGACACCCTTCGGAATCTTAGCACCCAGCTCCTTGTATTTTTTCGGGTGCTTCAAGAAATCGACGACTTCTTGCAGGTCCTGCTTAGCATTATCATTGCCGGCAATATCCTCAAACAGCACCTTTTCCTTGTCCTCACCATACAGCCGCGCTTTTGACTTACCAAAGCCCATCGCTTGATTGTTCTGTCCCTGAGCCTGACGCATCATGAACATGAAAAAGATCACGATGATCACTACCGGTACGATCATCACCGTCAGATTCCACAGTACCTCACCGGTTTGCGATGGCGGCAGAACGTTAATTTCGACCTTGGCGTCCTTGTTCAAACCTTGCTCATAAATCGTACTACCGGATTCCTTGACTGATTTCTCGGTCGGCTGTTTTTGACCCTTGGGGGTAATTTTCAAATCATTACCCTGGATATCAATCTTGGCAATCTCCCCGGCATTTGCCCGTCGCACTACGTCGGTCAATGCCACATTCTTCAAGTTGCTATTTGGCGACAGCGCCGCATACACTGCCAGCCCAAGAAACACAATGATTGCCCAAAACAGTCCCAGCCGAGCAACCTGCCCGACCCCTTTCTTAGTATTCTTTGGCGTCTTTCCTGCCATACGTCACATAATCCTTTCTCTTTCGTCCTAGCGAGTCACTCGTTTTATTGTAACACTTTTTACGGACAATTTCACCCGCACGCTGGCGGCTGGCTGCCACACCGTTCCTGCTCGACCAGTTTTGATGGCGATCAGTAGTCGATCCAGCTGTGCTGAGAGTAGCGACACGCCAGTCAGTCGCTGCACTTCTCGGTGGAGCAGCTCGCGCGCCGGCTCGATCGGGATATGTGTCCAAAAATAACGGCTACTGAGGCGTGGTGACAACTGCATTATTTCTTGGTCAATCTCTTGGCGCAGCCGCCATTGCTGACGCCATAACCGACCAAGCGCCGCCCGTTGCTGATCAGTCAACCTTGCCTGTAGCTGTCGGCGCAGCTGATTACGCAGATAAGCATTTGACTGATTCGTCGCATCCTCCACCCACTCCAGCCGGTGGCGCAGCGCATAATCATATATGTCTTGCTTTGTCCATTCCAATAGCGGCCGCTCAATCCGCTGATCGCCCATAGCCGCCAAGCCCCGCCAGCGCGTACCGCGCCGCAGGTTGAGCGCTATCGTCTCAATCACGTCATCCTGGTGATGGGCCGTCGTCACGCACCCACCCCACCGTGCCGCCACGTCAAAGAGAAATTGATACCGCCGCTGGCGCGCCGTATCCTCACTGGCTGCCGGCCCCAATTCCTCACGCTTCGCAAAATACGGCACCTTATACCGGCAGGCAAGCCCCGCCACAAACCGCGCATCCGCCGCCGATTCTGCCCGAATGCCATGATCAAAGTGAGCCACCGCCACCTCGTCCTGGCCATGCCGTAATACGCTGTCGAGGAGCACCACGCTGTCCACCCCACCCGATACCGCAATCAGTCGCTTCATGAGGATATTATGACACACACTGCGGGGTTACGTGATACAATACTCACTATGCACGAGACAACCATCCTCTGCTTTGGTGATTCCAACACCTTTGGGCAGCGGCCCGATACGAACGCGCGATATGACAAGTCGGTGCGCTGGCCGCGGCGACTGGGGGCGCTGCTAGCGGACGAGGCGCGCCAATATTATATCATCGAGGAGGGGCTGGGTGGTCGGCGGACTGACCTTGATCATCCCAATCCAGCCAAGCCGTCGAGAAATGGCTGGACGTATTTTCCGCCGTGCCTGGCCAGTCATCAGCCCGACATCGCCATCATCATGCTGGGAACAAATGATGCCCAGATTTGCCACCAGCGACCAGCCGAGGCGATCGTGACGACACTGGCACGTTACGTAACCTGTTGTCATGAGTCGGACGTCACGCCGCTGCTCGTTGCGCCGCTCATTCCAGACCCTGCTGGACTGTTTAACGAGGCAATCGTACCGCGATCGGCGTGGCACTTTGATGATACAGCCGTGGCGACACTAACTGCACTACCTGAAAAAATTCGAACCTATGCTACTAAATATAATGTTGCGTTTTTCGACGCCAACACATATGCCGAGGCCGGTGTAGACGGGCTACACTGGACAGCAGCAGGTCACGAGCGATTTGCCCGAGCAATCGCCCAGATGATACGTGAAATCGCGTAGAATACTCAAACGTCAGTTAGTTTGATGTCTTCGATTTCGCTGGGCCCTACCCAATAGACTCGATCGCCAGCCTCGAAAATAGGCGCCGCTGCTGCCACTAACACTGAGGAAATTCGTTCCTCTGTTAACCCCTTAAAGGCTGGATTTTTGAAAAAATCAGCTCTTTTTATACCAGCATCACCGGCACGACGTAGGATAAACTTCGCCACTTCACTAATATTGGCGTCA
This genomic interval carries:
- the tilS gene encoding tRNA lysidine(34) synthetase TilS → MKRLIAVSGGVDSVVLLDSVLRHGQDEVAVAHFDHGIRAESAADARFVAGLACRYKVPYFAKREELGPAASEDTARQRRYQFLFDVAARWGGCVTTAHHQDDVIETIALNLRRGTRWRGLAAMGDQRIERPLLEWTKQDIYDYALRHRLEWVEDATNQSNAYLRNQLRRQLQARLTDQQRAALGRLWRQQWRLRQEIDQEIMQLSPRLSSRYFWTHIPIEPARELLHREVQRLTGVSLLSAQLDRLLIAIKTGRAGTVWQPAASVRVKLSVKSVTIKRVTR